The following coding sequences are from one Drosophila gunungcola strain Sukarami chromosome 3L unlocalized genomic scaffold, Dgunungcola_SK_2 000014F, whole genome shotgun sequence window:
- the LOC128260110 gene encoding E3 ubiquitin-protein ligase mind-bomb isoform X2 has translation MHFSYTFRILISDGGEGHVGTVRNFESAEEVVVVWDNGTAANYRCAGAYDLRILDSAPTGVKHEGTMCDTCRQQPIFGIRWKCAECINYDLCSICYHGDKHHLRHRFYRITTPGGERTMLEPRRKSKKVLARGIFPGARVVRGVDWQWEDQDGGVGRRGKVNEIQDWSSASPRSAAYVIWDNGSKNLYRVGFEGMADLKVVNDAKGSNVYRDHLPLLGENGPGKGPHGFQIGDKVTVDLDLEIVQSLQHGHGGWTDGMFECLSNAGMVVGIDEDHDIVVAYNSGNRWTFNPAVLTKVSSPTTAPPEFQVGDIVKICSDVESIKNLQRGHGEWADAMQLTLGKIGRVQQVYHDNDLKVEVGNTSWTYNPQAVCKVASTNATDGGCAPVIPSGERLSAILKKLFEPNVSGDATEEFVKAAANGFAARCEEYLAGAAQPSTSSASPSSGPDVNVNGVFAGHTALQAASQNGHIEVIQVLLRHAVDVEIEDKDGDRAVHHAAFGDEAAVIEILAKAGADLNARNKRRQTSLHIAVNKGHLNVVKTLLTLGCHPSLQDSEGDTPLHDAISKEHDEMLSLLLDFGADITLNNNNGFNALHHAALKGNPSAMKILLTKTNRPWIVEEKKDDGYTALHLAALNNHVEIAELLVHMGKANMDRQNVNLQTALHLAVERQHVQIVKLLVQDGADLNIPDKDGDTPLHEALRHHTLSQLKQLQDVEGFGKLLMGLRNANNKKASASIACFLAANGADLTLKNRKQQTPLDLCPDPNLCKTLVKCYNERKTDDSELPGNVAGTSSNARARADSGSLNQSSSASLPLASKAATLAQSLHEEAPKSAASLDECLVCSDAKRDTVFKPCGHVSCCETCAPRVKKCLICRETVSSRERIDECMVCSDRRAAVFFRPCGHMVACEHCSALMKKCVLCRTQIDEILSFSLCSGGIGRPEKVTVPSGGVAPAGLPMPEDRFMEAAAAAAACANASGHSVAMNNTVVTPVAGSSNQLNSQNNLLAAAAASSNVSNLAAAGSVMVAPSNVNNFQMDDVQKLKQQLQDIKEQTMCPVCFDRIKNMVFLCGHGTCQMCGDQIEGCPICRKTVEKRILLF, from the exons ATGCACTTCAGCTATACTTTTCGCATCTTGATCAGT GATGGTGGCGAGGGACATGTTGGAACCGTGCGCAATTTCGAGTCCGCTGAGGAGGTAGTGGTGGTCTGGGACAATGGCACCGCCGCCAATTATCGCTGTGCCGGTGCGTATGATCTCCGCATTCTGGACAGCGCACCCACTGGCGTGAAGCACGAGGGCACCATGTGCGACACTTGCCGCCAACAACCGATCTTCGGCATCCGCTGGAAGTGTGCCGAGTGCATCAACTACGACCTGTGCTCCATCTGCTACCACGGAGACAAGCATCACCTGAGACACCGTTTCTACAGAATCACCACGCCAGGTGGCGAGCGAACCATGCTGGAACCGCGTCGCAAGTCAAAGAAAGTGCTGGCCAGAGGCATCTTTCCGGGAGCCCGTGTGGTTCGCGGCGTGGACTGGCAGTGGGAGGACCAAGACGGCGGAGTTGGCCGGCGTGGCAAGGTGAACGAAATCCAGGACTGGTCCTCGGCCTCCCCAAGATCAGCGGCCTATGTGATCTGGGACAATGGCTCCAAGAATCTGTACCGCGTGGGCTTCGAGGGCATGGCCGATCTTAAGGTGGTCAACGACGCCAAGGGCAGTAATGTTTACCGGGATCACCTGCCACTCCTTGGCGAAAACGGACCCGGCAAGGGTCCGCACGGCTTCCAGATCGGCGACAAGGTCACCGTGGACTTGGACCTGGAGATCGTCCAATCGCTGCAGCATGGACATGGCGGCTGGACCGATGGCATGTTCGAGTGCCTGAGCAACGCCGGTATGGTAGTGGGCATCGATGAGGATCACGACATTGTGGTGGCCTACAACTCTGGCAATCGCTGGACCTTCAACCCGGCTGTCCTCACTAAAGTATCCTCGCCCACCACTGCTCCGCCGGAGTTCCAGGTGGGCGACATCGTTAAGATCTGTTCGGATGTGGAGAGCATCAAGAATCTGCAGCGTGGCCATGGTGAGTGGGCCGATGCCATGCAGCTGACGCTGGGCAAGATCGGGCGAGTGCAGCAGGTCTACCATGACAATGACCTCAAGGTGGAGGTGGGCAATACGTCGTGGACCTACAATCCCCAGGCCGTGTGCAAAGTGGCCTCCACCAACGCAACTGATGGGGGCTGTGCTCCGGTTATTCCCAGTGGCGAACGTCTGTCGGCCATTCTCAAGAAGCTGTTCGAACCGAATGTATCCGGGGATGCCACCGAGGAGTTCGTCAAGGCAGCTGCCAATGGATTTGCG GCCCGTTGCGAGGAGTACTTGGCCGGCGCAGCTCAACCTTCCACGTCCAGTGCTTCGCCCAGTTCCGGGCcggatgtgaatgtgaatggtGTGTTTGCCGGACATACGGCTCTGCAGGCGGCCAGCCAGAACGGGCACATCGAGGTGATACAGGTGCTACTGCGCCACGCCGTTGACGTTGAGATTGAGGACAAGGACGGAGATCGCGCTGTCCACCATGCCGCTTTCGGGGATGAGGCGGCGGTAATCGAGATTTTGGCCAAAGCTGGAGCGGATTTGAATGCGCGCAATAAGCGAAGGCAAACGTCTCTCCATATTGCCGTGAATAAGGGCCATTTGAACGTGGTAAAGACGCTGCTTACTCTGGGTTGCCATCCCAGTTTGCAGGATTCCGAGGGCGACACCCCCCTCCATGATGCCATCTCCAAGGAGCACGACGAGATGCTCTCCCTGCTGCTGGACTTCGGGGCTGACATCACgttgaacaacaacaacggcttTAATGCCTTGCATCATGCTGCTCTCAAGGGCAATCCCAGCGCCATGAAGATCCTGCTGACCAAGACAAACCGCCCTTGGATCGTTGAGGAGAAGAAGGACGATGGCTACACGGCACTGCACTTGGCGGCACTCAACAATCACGTTGAGATCGCCGAACTTCTTGTGCATATGGGTAAGGCTAACATGGACAGGCAGAATGTGAACCTCCAGACGGCTCTGCATCTCGCGGTGGAGCGTCAGCATGTGCAGATTGTCAAGCTGCTGGTGCAGGATGGTGCTGACCTAAACATACCCGATAAGGATGGGGATACACCGCTGCACGAAGCCCTCAGACACCATACTCTTTCGCAGCTGAAGCAACTTCAGGATGTGGAGGGATTCGGGAAGCTCTTGATGGGTCTAAGGAATGCCAACAACAAGAAGGCCTCCGCTTCGATTGCCTGCTTCTTGGCTGCCAACGGAGCCGATCTGACATTGAAGAATCGCAAGCAGCAGACGCCATTGGACCTGTGTCCGGATCCCAATCTTTGCAAAACGCTGGTCAAGTGCTACAATGAAAGGAAAACCGACGACTCCGAATTGCCCGGCAATGTGGCTGGCACCAGCTCAAATGCCAGGGCAAGAGCAGACAGTGGTAGCCTGAATCAGTCCTCCTCCGCCAGTTTGCCGTTGGCCAGCAAGGCCGCCACATTAGCGCAGTCCCTGCACGAGGAAGCCCCGAAGTCGGCAGCCAGTCTGGATGAGTGTTTGGTATGCTCGGACGCTAAGCGGGACACGGTGTTTAAGCCCTGTGGCCATGTCAGTTGCTGCGAAACCTGCGCTCCGAGGGTGAAGAAATGCCTAATCTGCCGGGAGACCGTCTCATCGCGCGAGAGGATCGACGAGTGTATGGTTTGCTCGGATCGCAGGGCAGCTGTTTTCTTCCGGCCCTGCGGTCACATGGTGGCATGCGAGCACTGCAGTGCTCTAATGAAGAAGTGCGTTCTCTGCCGCACCCAAATCGATGAGATTCTGTCTTTCAGTCTCTGCAGCGGAGGAATTGGTCGCCCGGAGAAGGTCACAGTGCCGTCTGGAGGAGTGGCTCCCGCGGGATTGCCGATGCCCGAGGATCGATTCAtggaagcagcagcagcggcagccgCCTGTGCCAATGCATCCGGCCACAGTGTGGCCATGAACAACACTGTGGTGACGCCAGTGGCGGGCAGCAGCAATCAATTGAACAGCCAGAACAATTTGCTGGCCGCTGCAGCAGCCTCTTCGAATGTCTCGAATCTGGCAGCAGCTGGAAGTGTGATGGTGGCCCCTTCCAATGTCAACAACTTCCAAATGGACGATGTGCAGAAGTTGAAGCAGCAGTTGCAGGACATCAAGGAGCAG ACTATGTGCCCCGTCTGCTTCGATCGCATCAAGAACATGGTCTTCCTGTGTGGCCACGGCACGTGCCAGATGTGCGGGGACCAGATCGAGGGCTGCCCCATCTGCCGAAAGACGGTGGAGAAGCGCATCCTACTCTTCTGA
- the LOC128260110 gene encoding E3 ubiquitin-protein ligase mind-bomb isoform X1, translating to MSCAATLSTAKDSTNAANASGAPTNTNSNSNSNTNTTAVGVVVSSATGGGGGSSIAGVGGPGGTTTSSSSTGAGGVATSSAAAVVRRFSMEGVGARVIRGPDWKWNKQDGGEGHVGTVRNFESAEEVVVVWDNGTAANYRCAGAYDLRILDSAPTGVKHEGTMCDTCRQQPIFGIRWKCAECINYDLCSICYHGDKHHLRHRFYRITTPGGERTMLEPRRKSKKVLARGIFPGARVVRGVDWQWEDQDGGVGRRGKVNEIQDWSSASPRSAAYVIWDNGSKNLYRVGFEGMADLKVVNDAKGSNVYRDHLPLLGENGPGKGPHGFQIGDKVTVDLDLEIVQSLQHGHGGWTDGMFECLSNAGMVVGIDEDHDIVVAYNSGNRWTFNPAVLTKVSSPTTAPPEFQVGDIVKICSDVESIKNLQRGHGEWADAMQLTLGKIGRVQQVYHDNDLKVEVGNTSWTYNPQAVCKVASTNATDGGCAPVIPSGERLSAILKKLFEPNVSGDATEEFVKAAANGFAARCEEYLAGAAQPSTSSASPSSGPDVNVNGVFAGHTALQAASQNGHIEVIQVLLRHAVDVEIEDKDGDRAVHHAAFGDEAAVIEILAKAGADLNARNKRRQTSLHIAVNKGHLNVVKTLLTLGCHPSLQDSEGDTPLHDAISKEHDEMLSLLLDFGADITLNNNNGFNALHHAALKGNPSAMKILLTKTNRPWIVEEKKDDGYTALHLAALNNHVEIAELLVHMGKANMDRQNVNLQTALHLAVERQHVQIVKLLVQDGADLNIPDKDGDTPLHEALRHHTLSQLKQLQDVEGFGKLLMGLRNANNKKASASIACFLAANGADLTLKNRKQQTPLDLCPDPNLCKTLVKCYNERKTDDSELPGNVAGTSSNARARADSGSLNQSSSASLPLASKAATLAQSLHEEAPKSAASLDECLVCSDAKRDTVFKPCGHVSCCETCAPRVKKCLICRETVSSRERIDECMVCSDRRAAVFFRPCGHMVACEHCSALMKKCVLCRTQIDEILSFSLCSGGIGRPEKVTVPSGGVAPAGLPMPEDRFMEAAAAAAACANASGHSVAMNNTVVTPVAGSSNQLNSQNNLLAAAAASSNVSNLAAAGSVMVAPSNVNNFQMDDVQKLKQQLQDIKEQTMCPVCFDRIKNMVFLCGHGTCQMCGDQIEGCPICRKTVEKRILLF from the exons GATGGTGGCGAGGGACATGTTGGAACCGTGCGCAATTTCGAGTCCGCTGAGGAGGTAGTGGTGGTCTGGGACAATGGCACCGCCGCCAATTATCGCTGTGCCGGTGCGTATGATCTCCGCATTCTGGACAGCGCACCCACTGGCGTGAAGCACGAGGGCACCATGTGCGACACTTGCCGCCAACAACCGATCTTCGGCATCCGCTGGAAGTGTGCCGAGTGCATCAACTACGACCTGTGCTCCATCTGCTACCACGGAGACAAGCATCACCTGAGACACCGTTTCTACAGAATCACCACGCCAGGTGGCGAGCGAACCATGCTGGAACCGCGTCGCAAGTCAAAGAAAGTGCTGGCCAGAGGCATCTTTCCGGGAGCCCGTGTGGTTCGCGGCGTGGACTGGCAGTGGGAGGACCAAGACGGCGGAGTTGGCCGGCGTGGCAAGGTGAACGAAATCCAGGACTGGTCCTCGGCCTCCCCAAGATCAGCGGCCTATGTGATCTGGGACAATGGCTCCAAGAATCTGTACCGCGTGGGCTTCGAGGGCATGGCCGATCTTAAGGTGGTCAACGACGCCAAGGGCAGTAATGTTTACCGGGATCACCTGCCACTCCTTGGCGAAAACGGACCCGGCAAGGGTCCGCACGGCTTCCAGATCGGCGACAAGGTCACCGTGGACTTGGACCTGGAGATCGTCCAATCGCTGCAGCATGGACATGGCGGCTGGACCGATGGCATGTTCGAGTGCCTGAGCAACGCCGGTATGGTAGTGGGCATCGATGAGGATCACGACATTGTGGTGGCCTACAACTCTGGCAATCGCTGGACCTTCAACCCGGCTGTCCTCACTAAAGTATCCTCGCCCACCACTGCTCCGCCGGAGTTCCAGGTGGGCGACATCGTTAAGATCTGTTCGGATGTGGAGAGCATCAAGAATCTGCAGCGTGGCCATGGTGAGTGGGCCGATGCCATGCAGCTGACGCTGGGCAAGATCGGGCGAGTGCAGCAGGTCTACCATGACAATGACCTCAAGGTGGAGGTGGGCAATACGTCGTGGACCTACAATCCCCAGGCCGTGTGCAAAGTGGCCTCCACCAACGCAACTGATGGGGGCTGTGCTCCGGTTATTCCCAGTGGCGAACGTCTGTCGGCCATTCTCAAGAAGCTGTTCGAACCGAATGTATCCGGGGATGCCACCGAGGAGTTCGTCAAGGCAGCTGCCAATGGATTTGCG GCCCGTTGCGAGGAGTACTTGGCCGGCGCAGCTCAACCTTCCACGTCCAGTGCTTCGCCCAGTTCCGGGCcggatgtgaatgtgaatggtGTGTTTGCCGGACATACGGCTCTGCAGGCGGCCAGCCAGAACGGGCACATCGAGGTGATACAGGTGCTACTGCGCCACGCCGTTGACGTTGAGATTGAGGACAAGGACGGAGATCGCGCTGTCCACCATGCCGCTTTCGGGGATGAGGCGGCGGTAATCGAGATTTTGGCCAAAGCTGGAGCGGATTTGAATGCGCGCAATAAGCGAAGGCAAACGTCTCTCCATATTGCCGTGAATAAGGGCCATTTGAACGTGGTAAAGACGCTGCTTACTCTGGGTTGCCATCCCAGTTTGCAGGATTCCGAGGGCGACACCCCCCTCCATGATGCCATCTCCAAGGAGCACGACGAGATGCTCTCCCTGCTGCTGGACTTCGGGGCTGACATCACgttgaacaacaacaacggcttTAATGCCTTGCATCATGCTGCTCTCAAGGGCAATCCCAGCGCCATGAAGATCCTGCTGACCAAGACAAACCGCCCTTGGATCGTTGAGGAGAAGAAGGACGATGGCTACACGGCACTGCACTTGGCGGCACTCAACAATCACGTTGAGATCGCCGAACTTCTTGTGCATATGGGTAAGGCTAACATGGACAGGCAGAATGTGAACCTCCAGACGGCTCTGCATCTCGCGGTGGAGCGTCAGCATGTGCAGATTGTCAAGCTGCTGGTGCAGGATGGTGCTGACCTAAACATACCCGATAAGGATGGGGATACACCGCTGCACGAAGCCCTCAGACACCATACTCTTTCGCAGCTGAAGCAACTTCAGGATGTGGAGGGATTCGGGAAGCTCTTGATGGGTCTAAGGAATGCCAACAACAAGAAGGCCTCCGCTTCGATTGCCTGCTTCTTGGCTGCCAACGGAGCCGATCTGACATTGAAGAATCGCAAGCAGCAGACGCCATTGGACCTGTGTCCGGATCCCAATCTTTGCAAAACGCTGGTCAAGTGCTACAATGAAAGGAAAACCGACGACTCCGAATTGCCCGGCAATGTGGCTGGCACCAGCTCAAATGCCAGGGCAAGAGCAGACAGTGGTAGCCTGAATCAGTCCTCCTCCGCCAGTTTGCCGTTGGCCAGCAAGGCCGCCACATTAGCGCAGTCCCTGCACGAGGAAGCCCCGAAGTCGGCAGCCAGTCTGGATGAGTGTTTGGTATGCTCGGACGCTAAGCGGGACACGGTGTTTAAGCCCTGTGGCCATGTCAGTTGCTGCGAAACCTGCGCTCCGAGGGTGAAGAAATGCCTAATCTGCCGGGAGACCGTCTCATCGCGCGAGAGGATCGACGAGTGTATGGTTTGCTCGGATCGCAGGGCAGCTGTTTTCTTCCGGCCCTGCGGTCACATGGTGGCATGCGAGCACTGCAGTGCTCTAATGAAGAAGTGCGTTCTCTGCCGCACCCAAATCGATGAGATTCTGTCTTTCAGTCTCTGCAGCGGAGGAATTGGTCGCCCGGAGAAGGTCACAGTGCCGTCTGGAGGAGTGGCTCCCGCGGGATTGCCGATGCCCGAGGATCGATTCAtggaagcagcagcagcggcagccgCCTGTGCCAATGCATCCGGCCACAGTGTGGCCATGAACAACACTGTGGTGACGCCAGTGGCGGGCAGCAGCAATCAATTGAACAGCCAGAACAATTTGCTGGCCGCTGCAGCAGCCTCTTCGAATGTCTCGAATCTGGCAGCAGCTGGAAGTGTGATGGTGGCCCCTTCCAATGTCAACAACTTCCAAATGGACGATGTGCAGAAGTTGAAGCAGCAGTTGCAGGACATCAAGGAGCAG ACTATGTGCCCCGTCTGCTTCGATCGCATCAAGAACATGGTCTTCCTGTGTGGCCACGGCACGTGCCAGATGTGCGGGGACCAGATCGAGGGCTGCCCCATCTGCCGAAAGACGGTGGAGAAGCGCATCCTACTCTTCTGA
- the LOC128260120 gene encoding 28S ribosomal protein S31, mitochondrial, translated as MLALRSAQRLSLRSLLPAAYKNVGLVSYSSSQSKNDDGYSSSDDEKPRKKKDKPVEMSDKPPETAAQRLNRLLGTMQATDQLSASDFPRPGDANRKRREVQKQEIASKNVLTAAKNIASMLGTSESDKKQTESELLAKLLGHGSESSPAAQGENQATDASTAPAGDKELNLSELIVGMKIDRRQQPPQEQTRGEYVRRSLASRSKSQGRDGYHQRPQRPIKREAESFTGSVNLYGGEPLGIFEDTQIPSSNDILSTWSQLSERELSLQAAHPPANYFEQMVLWTEESKVWRFPINNEQDWVDEVNVDFSEHIFLEQHLEEWCPSKGPIRHFMELVCVGLSKNPYVTAQEKKDHILWFRDYFAAKKDILRDLISKEPGKSISA; from the exons ATGTTAGCTCTACGCAGCGCCCAGAGGTTGAGCTTACG TTCCCTCCTGCCGGCTGCCTACAAAAACGTGGGATTGGTCAGCTACTCATCCTCGCAGTCGAAAAACGACGATGGATACTCCTCCTCGGACGACGAGAAGCCGAGGAAGAAGAAGGACAAGCCCGTGGAGATGAGTGATAAGCCCCCGGAGACTGCGGCTCAGCGTTTGAACCGATTGCTAGGCACCATGCAGGCCACAGACCAGCTCTCTGCATCCGATTTCCCACGTCCTGGCGATGCAAACCGGAAACGTAGGGAGGTCCAAAAACAGGAGATCGCCTCCAAGAATGTCCTGACCGCGGCGAAGAACATTGCCAGCATGCTGGGCACCAGCGAGAGCGACAAGAAGCAGACGGAGTCCGAGCTGCTGGCCAAACTCCTGGGTCATGGCAGCGAATCCTCTCCAGCAGCGCAGGGGGAAAATCAGGCGACAGATGCCTCAACAGCTCCTGCTGGCGATAAGGAACTTAATCTGAG CGAACTGATTGTGGGCATGAAGATCGATCGTCGccagcagccgccgcaggagcagacCCGCGGAGAGTACGTGCGTCGCTCGTTGGCTTCCAGGTCCAAGTCACAGGGCAGGGATGGTTACCATCAGCGGCCACAGAGGCCCATTAAACGGGAGGCTGAATCCTTTACGGGCAGCGTAAATCTTTATGGCGGAGAACCGTTGGGCATCTTCGAGGATACCCAGATTCCCAGTTCTAACGACATCCTTTCCACTTGGTCGCAGCTCAGCGAGCGAGAGCTGAGCCTCCAGGCCGCCCATCCGCCGGCGAACTACTTCGAACAGATGGTCCTGTGGACAGAAGAGAGCAAAGTGTGGCGTTTTCCCATCAACAACGAACAGGATTGGGTGGACGAGGTGAACGTGGACTTCTCGGAGCACATCTTCCTCGAACAGCATCTGGAGGAGTGGTGTCCCAGCAAGGGCCCCATCCGCCATTTCATGGAGCTCGTCTGCGTCGGCCTGTCCAAGAACCCCTACGTGACCGCCCAGGAGAAGAAGGATCACATCCTGTGGTTTCGCGACTATTTCGCAGCCAAGAAGGACATTCTCAGGGACCTGATTAGCAAGGAGCCGGGCAAAAGTATTTCCGCTTAA